The following proteins are encoded in a genomic region of Leptospira langatensis:
- a CDS encoding acetylxylan esterase codes for MAISFDECFQTYPPFAPPADLDDFWAEAIRELKGFPVKNQTKALLKGTILKETIYDISFQSYGNATLTGSLVIPRKRGDLPVLVYFHDYAKDRPQIIKGLTEAGIAQLILDLRGHGTQLIRPVLKEGELPDPDWTPGYFRKGLEAKESFFLKSNYLDVIRTIEFLRLTDGIDGDRIILAGKGLGAAMALFGAANSPRVKALILETPNFCHIDDNQLKLGTSWSKEIADQIANGKSKKSQIKKNLSYFDTLNFSKKIKIPTLVSVGMEDKVSHPKSVFALFNHLVCDKRMQVYPTEGNEAGIAGDKQNQANLEFSKEILFPE; via the coding sequence ATGGCTATCAGTTTCGACGAGTGCTTCCAGACCTATCCTCCGTTTGCACCCCCTGCCGATCTAGATGATTTTTGGGCGGAAGCGATCCGAGAACTCAAAGGGTTTCCGGTAAAGAACCAAACCAAGGCACTCCTAAAAGGAACCATTCTTAAAGAAACCATCTACGATATTTCTTTCCAATCTTATGGCAACGCAACCTTAACCGGTAGTTTGGTCATTCCTCGAAAAAGAGGAGATCTTCCTGTTCTCGTTTATTTTCACGACTACGCGAAAGACAGACCTCAGATCATCAAGGGACTTACAGAAGCCGGGATTGCTCAGCTGATCCTGGATCTGAGAGGGCATGGAACCCAGCTCATTCGTCCAGTTTTGAAGGAAGGCGAACTTCCGGATCCGGACTGGACTCCAGGATATTTCCGCAAAGGCTTGGAAGCGAAGGAATCCTTCTTCTTAAAGTCGAATTATCTGGATGTGATCCGTACAATCGAATTCCTACGTCTTACCGACGGAATCGACGGAGACAGGATCATCCTTGCGGGCAAGGGCTTGGGAGCCGCCATGGCTCTTTTCGGAGCGGCAAATTCTCCTAGAGTCAAGGCTCTTATATTAGAAACTCCTAATTTTTGCCATATAGACGATAACCAACTCAAGTTAGGAACGAGTTGGTCCAAGGAAATAGCAGATCAGATCGCAAACGGAAAATCCAAAAAATCCCAGATCAAAAAGAACCTGTCTTATTTTGATACACTGAACTTCTCCAAGAAGATCAAGATCCCTACTCTGGTGTCTGTGGGAATGGAAGATAAGGTCTCTCATCCTAAATCCGTGTTCGCCCTATTCAATCATTTGGTCTGCGATAAGAGAATGCAAGTGTATCCTACGGAAGGGAATGAGGCAGGTATCGCAGGGGATAAGCAAAATCAGGCAAACCTGGAATTCTCGAAAGAGATCCTGTTTCCGGAATGA
- the folD gene encoding bifunctional methylenetetrahydrofolate dehydrogenase/methenyltetrahydrofolate cyclohydrolase FolD, producing MTAILLDGKKLSQKIKDTIAEEIKALVASGKKAPKLATILVGTDPASETYVSMKVKSCHAVGMGSEKIVLPQTTTTEELLSVIDRLNADPEIHGILLQHPCPPQIDERAAFDRIDLKKDVDGVTTLSFGKLSMGVETYLPCTPYGMVLLMKEYGINPEGKNAVVVGRSPILGKPMAMLLTEMNATVTLCHSKTKNLPEIISQADIIVGAVGKPEFVKADWIKPGAVLLDAGYNPGNLGDIEISKAWEKSSYYTPVPGGVGPMTISVLLLQTLYSAKDHFTPPLK from the coding sequence ATGACTGCGATTCTACTGGATGGAAAAAAACTCTCTCAAAAGATCAAGGACACGATCGCCGAAGAGATCAAGGCTCTTGTCGCTTCCGGCAAAAAGGCTCCCAAGTTAGCCACTATCCTCGTGGGAACGGATCCAGCCTCCGAAACCTATGTGAGTATGAAGGTAAAGTCCTGTCATGCTGTGGGAATGGGCTCGGAGAAAATCGTTCTTCCTCAAACCACTACGACTGAGGAATTACTTTCGGTCATAGATCGTTTGAACGCAGATCCAGAGATCCACGGAATCTTACTCCAACACCCTTGCCCTCCCCAAATAGATGAGAGAGCCGCATTCGATCGGATCGATCTGAAGAAGGATGTGGACGGAGTTACTACACTTTCTTTCGGAAAACTTTCCATGGGAGTGGAAACCTATCTTCCCTGCACTCCGTACGGAATGGTCCTTCTCATGAAAGAATACGGGATCAACCCGGAAGGAAAAAATGCGGTAGTGGTCGGTCGTTCTCCTATTTTAGGAAAGCCAATGGCAATGCTCCTTACCGAGATGAATGCGACAGTTACCCTATGTCATTCTAAGACCAAGAATCTGCCTGAGATCATTTCTCAGGCGGATATCATCGTAGGTGCCGTTGGAAAACCGGAATTTGTGAAAGCGGATTGGATCAAGCCCGGTGCAGTCCTGTTAGACGCCGGTTATAATCCCGGAAATCTGGGAGATATCGAGATCTCCAAGGCTTGGGAGAAATCCTCCTATTATACTCCTGTTCCAGGGGGTGTAGGACCTATGACCATTTCCGTGCTACTCTTGCAGACATTGTATTCCGCAAAAGATCACTTTACACCCCCGCTGAAATGA